TGTGCGCTCCCGGCTCCTCGCCGGTGACCTGCGTCCCTTCGAGGACGCGGACGTTGAGGCGGCGCTTGCGTCCCTGGCCACGCCGAACCTGCGGCGCGTGATCAACGCCACTGGCGTCGTGCTCCATACGAACCTTGGGCGCGCACCGCTGGCTCCTGAAGCCGTGGATCGCGTCGTCGCTGTTGCCCGGGGCTACTCCAACCTCGAATACGACCTGGACGAAGGCGAGCGTGGCAGCCGCTACGCGCCGCTCATCGGCCTTCTGCGCACGCTCACCGGCGCGGAGGACGCCATCGTCGTCAACAACTGCGCGGGCGCCGTGCTGCTTGTCCTCGCCGCGCTCGCGTCCGGTCGCGAATGCGTCGTGTCCCGTGGCGAGCTCGTCGAAATCGGCGGCGGCTTCCGCATCCCGGATGTCATGCGTCAGTCCGGCGCGAAGCTCGTCGAAGTGGGCACCACCAATCGTACCCGCCGCGCGGACTACGCCAACGTCTTGAGCCCGGACACCGGCCTCATCGTGAAGGTCCACCGCTCCAACTTCGCGCTCGTTGGCTTCACGGAAGAGGCGTCCCTCGCGGAGCTCACCGAACTGGGACGCTCCCGTAACGTACCCGTGTTCCAGGACCTGGGCTCCGGCGCGCTCATGCCTCTGTCTGGCCCGGGACTCACCCCGGAGCCCACCGTGGGCCAGGCCATCCGGGAGGGCGCGGACGTTGTCGCGTTCTCTGGCGACAAGCTCCTTGGCGGTCCCCAGGCGGGCGTCATCGTTGGCCGGGCGGACCTGCTTCAGCGCATCAAATCCCACCCGCTCACACGTGCGCTGCGTGTCGACAAGATGACGGTCGCGGCCTTGGAGGCCACGCTGGAGCTATACCGGGATGGCCGCCCGGAGGTGGTCCCCACCCAAAGCCTGCTCACCCAGCAACCGGCTTTGTTGCAAGCCCGTGCCGAACGCCTGGCGGCCCTACTCGCGGCGAGCGGCGTGGAGGGCCGTGTCGTGTCCGTGGATGGACAGGTAGGTGGAGGTGCCATGCCTCTGGCCCGGTTGCCTTCCTACGCTTGCAGCCTCACCGTAGAAGCGCCGAAAGTATTCCTGGAACGTCTGCGCGAAGCCGAGGTGCCCGTTATTGGCAGGATTGCGGATGACGAGGTCGTTCTCGACGTCCGGTGTCTCTCAGAGGAGGACCTGGGGCAGGTCGCGCAGGCTGTGGCGGCCGCCCGTTCGGGAAGCCAGCCATGATCAACAGCGCCGTGCTCGTTTTAAACCGGTACTACCAACCGGTTCACGTGACGTCGGTCAAACGGGCTTTTTCCCTGCTGTATCAGGGCGTCGCCAAAGCCATCGACGAGCAGTACCGCCTGTATGAGTTCGAGGACTGGGCCGCCCTCAGCGCCACCCAGGACAGCATCACCACCATCGACCGCACCATCCGCGTGCCGCGCGTCCTCGTGCTCGGCGCGTATGACCACCTGCCGCGCGCCAAGGTGCGCTTCTCGCGCCTCAACATCTACGCGCGCGACAACGACACCTGCCAGTACTGCGCGAAGCAGCTGCCCCGCAGCGAGCTCAACCTGGACCACGTCAGCCCGCGCACCCAGGGCGGCAAGACGACGTGGGAGAACGTCGTGTGCTCCTGCGTCCCCTGCAACCTGAAGAAGGGCGGGCGCACCCCGGAACAGGCCGGGATGCGGCTGCTCAAGAAACCCGTGCGCCCGCGCTGGACGCCGCTGTTCCGCGGCGCCATCCGCAAGATCACCTACCGCGAGTGGCTCCCGTTCCTGCACCTCGCGGACGTGTCGTACTGGAACGTCGAGCTGCTCGACGAGTGACAGCGAACGGCTCCCCGGCCGCCTGCTCCCCGAGCCTCCTGGCGCCGGGGCGCGGGCTGTCGGCGCTCTGGGGCCGGTCGTGAAATGGCGGGGTGTCGACTCGGGCGGTAGGACGGGCTTTGATGCGAGCCTTCGTGAAGCCCGCCCCCCTGCCTCCATCCGCTCCCGCCTCGCTGGCTGCTGGCACCTCGCCGCGTGCAGGCAATGACGTGTCGTCCTCGGGACCCGCGGGCCTTGCCCGGCGCTCCCGCGCGCGGCGGATCATCGCGGTGGGCGGCGGCAAGGGCGGCATCGGCAAGTCGATGGTGTCCGCCAACCTGGGCGTCGCGCTCGCGCAGGCAGGCCAGAAGGTGCTGCTCGTCGACGCGGACCTGGGGGGCGCCAACCTGCACACCTGCCTGGGCGTGGGGCCTCCGGAGGCCACGCTGTCGGACTTCCTGCGGCGCGGGAAGGCGAACCTCGAAGAGGTGATGGTCGCCACCGGCGTGCCCGGGCTGTCACTGATCGCGGGCGCACAGGACTCGCTGGACGCGGCGAACCTCAAGTACGCGCAGAAGCAGAAGCTGTTGCGCACGCTGCTGTCCCAGACGACGGCGGACTACCTCATCCTGGACCTGGGCGCGGGCACCAGCTTCAACACGCTCGACTTCTTCCTCATCGCGGACCACGGCCTGCTCGTCGTGCTGCCGGAGCCCACATCCGTGGAGAACGCGTACCGCTTCGTCAAGGCGGCCTTCTTCCGCAAGCTCCAGCAGACGGAGGCGCGCTACGGCATCCAGGACATGGTCGATGGCGCGCTGTCCACCCGCGAGGGCGGCCTGCGGACGCTGCACGACATCGTCGAGCAGGTGCGGCGCAAGGCCCCTTCGGACGCGGAGCGGCTGGAGCGCGAGCTGGCGGCGTTCCACGTGCGGCTCGTCGTGAACCAGGCGCGCACGGACGCGGACGAGAAGGTCGGCGCCGCGATGGTGTCCGCGTGGAAGAAGTTCTTCGGCATCGACATGGATGACCTGGGCGCCCTGCGCCACGACGATGAGGCGTGGCGCGCGGTGCGCAAGCGCAAGCCGGTGCTCCTCGAGCGCCCCGACTCGCCCGTGTCCCAGGGACTCCAGCGCATCGCCGCGCGCATCCTGACGCTCGACGGCCTTTCCCCCGAGTCCGCCATCCCATGAAGCCCTTCGCGCAGCAGACCTACTACGAGCTCCTGGAGGTGCCGCCCTCGGCGACCGACACGGAGATCCGCGCGGCCCATCAGCGCCTGATGGAGCTGTATTCGCCGGATTCCATCGCGGTGTACGCGCTGGGGGATCCGGATCAGGTGGAAGCGCTGCGTGAACGGATGAACGAAGCGATGGAGATGCTTACCGACGCGGACCTGCGCGTCGAGTATGACCGCTCCATCGGGCTGTCCACGGAGCGGCTCGCGAAGGCCGTCGCGACGGCGGAGGCGGTGGGCGCGGTGGACTCGGCCGCGCGTGTCGCGGAGGCGCTGGCCACCGCGGCGGCGGCGTTGGCGAAGGCCGCGGGTGCGGTGGATGCCGAAAGGCTGGAGGCGGAGTCGCGACTGAAGGCCGCGGCTTCCGTGAACGACAATGAAGGGGAGGCCTCTCGCGCGAGTGGGACGCCTGGAAAGAGCGAGGAGCGGATGCGCGGTGAGGAGTCGAAGCGGCAGGAGTCCTCGGGGAAGGACGCTCCAGGCGTGCCCCCCGAGCCGGTGATGGTGGGAGGCGTGGCGGTGGTGGAGGCCTTCCGTGCCTCGTTCACCCGGAGCCTGTCGTTCGTCTACGTCCCCGCGAGTCCGCTGCGCGGCCAGGGCAGGGGAGCCGCCGAAGCCCCGGCCCCCGCCGTGGACGCGAAGTCCCCTGGCGCCGAGACCGCGCCGGCTGCCTCGGCACCCAAGGCGGAGGCGTCTGGCCCCGTCGAGCCCGCTGCCACGGCGGCTGCGTCCCAGGTGGAAGCCCTGCCTCCGACCGGATCCGCTTCCGTGCCCGCGAGCCCTGTCGTGGAGCCTGCGGCAGCGGCCGCGCCGGACCGTGTGGAGACCCTCATGGCTCCTGTTGCCTCCACGGCGACAGAGGTTCCCGCTCCTCAGCCCGCTACGGGCACCCATGCCGTGGCCGCGCCGGTAGCCGCGCCGTCCGCGCCGGAAGCCAGCGCTTCGCCCGTTGAGCCAGTGGCAGCGCCGCCCGCGCCAGGAGCCAGCGCTTCGCCCGTTGAGGCAGTGGCTACGACGACCGCTCCGGAAGCCAGCGCTTCGCCCGTTGAGCCAGTCACCGCGCCGCCCGCATCGGAAGCCAGCGCTACGCCCGCCGCTTCGGTGGCCGCGCCACCCGCACCGGAAGCCGGCGCCACGCCCGCCGTG
The sequence above is drawn from the Corallococcus sp. NCRR genome and encodes:
- the selA gene encoding L-seryl-tRNA(Sec) selenium transferase, with the protein product MGAASNSPDGKNALLRGLPSIEQLLRRSSLESRLANLPHARAVAALRLAVERVRSRLLAGDLRPFEDADVEAALASLATPNLRRVINATGVVLHTNLGRAPLAPEAVDRVVAVARGYSNLEYDLDEGERGSRYAPLIGLLRTLTGAEDAIVVNNCAGAVLLVLAALASGRECVVSRGELVEIGGGFRIPDVMRQSGAKLVEVGTTNRTRRADYANVLSPDTGLIVKVHRSNFALVGFTEEASLAELTELGRSRNVPVFQDLGSGALMPLSGPGLTPEPTVGQAIREGADVVAFSGDKLLGGPQAGVIVGRADLLQRIKSHPLTRALRVDKMTVAALEATLELYRDGRPEVVPTQSLLTQQPALLQARAERLAALLAASGVEGRVVSVDGQVGGGAMPLARLPSYACSLTVEAPKVFLERLREAEVPVIGRIADDEVVLDVRCLSEEDLGQVAQAVAAARSGSQP
- a CDS encoding HNH endonuclease, with product MINSAVLVLNRYYQPVHVTSVKRAFSLLYQGVAKAIDEQYRLYEFEDWAALSATQDSITTIDRTIRVPRVLVLGAYDHLPRAKVRFSRLNIYARDNDTCQYCAKQLPRSELNLDHVSPRTQGGKTTWENVVCSCVPCNLKKGGRTPEQAGMRLLKKPVRPRWTPLFRGAIRKITYREWLPFLHLADVSYWNVELLDE
- a CDS encoding MinD/ParA family ATP-binding protein, whose amino-acid sequence is MRAFVKPAPLPPSAPASLAAGTSPRAGNDVSSSGPAGLARRSRARRIIAVGGGKGGIGKSMVSANLGVALAQAGQKVLLVDADLGGANLHTCLGVGPPEATLSDFLRRGKANLEEVMVATGVPGLSLIAGAQDSLDAANLKYAQKQKLLRTLLSQTTADYLILDLGAGTSFNTLDFFLIADHGLLVVLPEPTSVENAYRFVKAAFFRKLQQTEARYGIQDMVDGALSTREGGLRTLHDIVEQVRRKAPSDAERLERELAAFHVRLVVNQARTDADEKVGAAMVSAWKKFFGIDMDDLGALRHDDEAWRAVRKRKPVLLERPDSPVSQGLQRIAARILTLDGLSPESAIP
- a CDS encoding helix-turn-helix domain-containing protein; this encodes MKPFAQQTYYELLEVPPSATDTEIRAAHQRLMELYSPDSIAVYALGDPDQVEALRERMNEAMEMLTDADLRVEYDRSIGLSTERLAKAVATAEAVGAVDSAARVAEALATAAAALAKAAGAVDAERLEAESRLKAAASVNDNEGEASRASGTPGKSEERMRGEESKRQESSGKDAPGVPPEPVMVGGVAVVEAFRASFTRSLSFVYVPASPLRGQGRGAAEAPAPAVDAKSPGAETAPAASAPKAEASGPVEPAATAAASQVEALPPTGSASVPASPVVEPAAAAAPDRVETLMAPVASTATEVPAPQPATGTHAVAAPVAAPSAPEASASPVEPVAAPPAPGASASPVEAVATTTAPEASASPVEPVTAPPASEASATPAASVAAPPAPEAGATPAVPVGATPVPDAVAATPAQESSATPQVPEAGSVASSPAPVADASAVTTTQGESDPNPTLDSSTTALARVPATGASRAAVRPLTSRPIDSRPAQNGPTGPGSVKGPTVRKLGDAQVLAQDSAIATAESALAQVAAKVREARPRGVDIPSDAEFNGELLRRVREARGLTIQQLADRTRISVRHLENVEADRYTALPTTVYLRGILMNLARELGLDPLRVSKSYLALFSEKPAKSGR